One Fibrobacter sp. UWH4 DNA window includes the following coding sequences:
- a CDS encoding sensor histidine kinase KdpD — protein MKSVVSYIKKHQAVLKERLVFVSIFLVIAIPLTILFFKTYEQSTALEEKKIEERIDAAYESLRLRLSSDFNLENSRSYKDYGILNSITVIGGNSRLFSEFFSYPDSSGPYCDFDSLYRQCRKGLVGHFQISHSGELLTPFYPDTSTGIGKSMWDNFSFDDQEQRKKTRDLIQHLLDVLDIKNGLPKRTVQTLDSTEAIDQLYDEIPDLQIPTRVELTSEEEALTYMAETAKNDTTIAPDIPIFNGSNTNVNITDLKIRMTSDYMVFFRTIYIGMLPIVQGFVVDKGIYLNYMTQEEQLAYAELPYAIELVYEDKVLLTIGKYNDSYEVRTNRQLAPPYEKISFKMYAGPTANSAGLTMLFSGLILLVVVAVCLVTIYRFTRSRLALAAKRQDFVSAITHELKTPLTAIKMYAELLQNSWVANEEKKQRYYGQIASEADRLSRLIQNVLNLSKLDGNRWNVQLRKERPKAVLDDFVATYSKNIEKQGFELTVSIDTDANNVAILIDRDAVMQILMNLVDNSLKFSKNASYKMISIELRVSGGDMYLAVRDYGPGIPPAEMKKVFQEFYRVENEMTRSTSGTGIGLSMVKKLCALTNMKIEIENTNPGLRTKIHFPPLDI, from the coding sequence TTGAAATCGGTCGTATCGTACATTAAAAAGCACCAGGCTGTCCTGAAAGAACGCCTGGTGTTTGTTTCCATATTCCTGGTCATAGCCATTCCGTTGACCATCCTTTTCTTCAAGACGTATGAACAGTCTACAGCCCTTGAAGAAAAAAAGATCGAGGAACGCATTGACGCCGCATACGAAAGCCTCCGTTTGCGTCTTTCTTCTGACTTCAACTTGGAAAACAGCCGTTCCTACAAGGATTACGGCATATTGAACTCCATTACGGTGATTGGCGGCAACAGCCGTCTTTTCTCGGAGTTCTTCTCTTACCCGGATTCAAGCGGCCCTTATTGCGATTTTGACTCGCTGTACAGGCAGTGCCGCAAGGGACTCGTAGGGCATTTTCAGATTTCGCACAGTGGCGAACTCCTGACGCCTTTCTACCCGGACACCAGCACGGGTATCGGCAAGTCGATGTGGGATAACTTCTCGTTCGACGACCAGGAACAGCGCAAGAAGACGCGCGACCTGATCCAGCACCTGCTTGATGTGTTGGATATTAAGAACGGGCTCCCCAAACGCACAGTCCAGACACTCGACTCCACCGAGGCGATTGACCAACTGTACGACGAGATTCCCGATCTGCAGATTCCGACCCGCGTGGAACTGACTTCCGAAGAAGAAGCGCTGACCTATATGGCGGAAACGGCGAAGAACGACACGACTATTGCGCCCGACATTCCGATTTTTAACGGAAGCAATACCAACGTGAACATCACGGACCTGAAAATCCGGATGACTTCCGACTACATGGTGTTTTTCCGCACGATATACATTGGTATGTTGCCGATTGTGCAAGGGTTTGTGGTCGACAAGGGCATTTACCTGAATTACATGACGCAAGAAGAGCAGTTGGCTTATGCCGAGCTTCCGTATGCCATTGAACTCGTTTACGAAGACAAGGTGCTGCTGACCATTGGTAAGTATAACGACTCCTACGAGGTGCGGACCAATAGGCAGCTGGCGCCCCCGTACGAGAAGATTTCGTTCAAGATGTATGCCGGCCCGACAGCCAATTCGGCGGGGCTCACGATGCTGTTCAGCGGCCTGATTCTTCTGGTGGTCGTTGCGGTGTGCCTGGTGACGATTTACCGGTTTACGCGCAGCAGGCTCGCGCTTGCAGCCAAGCGTCAGGACTTTGTGTCGGCCATTACGCACGAACTGAAGACTCCGCTGACGGCCATCAAGATGTATGCGGAACTGTTGCAGAATTCCTGGGTGGCAAACGAAGAAAAGAAACAACGCTATTACGGACAAATTGCGAGCGAGGCGGACCGCCTTTCGCGCCTGATCCAGAATGTGTTGAACTTGTCGAAGCTCGACGGAAACCGCTGGAACGTGCAGCTCCGCAAGGAACGTCCCAAGGCGGTGCTGGACGACTTCGTGGCGACTTACAGCAAGAATATCGAGAAACAGGGCTTTGAACTGACGGTGTCGATTGATACGGATGCGAACAATGTCGCGATCCTGATTGACCGGGATGCCGTGATGCAGATCCTGATGAACCTGGTGGACAACTCCCTCAAGTTCTCGAAGAACGCAAGCTACAAGATGATTAGCATCGAACTCCGTGTGAGCGGGGGCGATATGTACCTTGCCGTGCGTGACTACGGTCCGGGAATCCCTCCTGCCGAAATGAAGAAGGTGTTCCAGGAGTTTTACCGAGTCGAGAACGAGATGACGCGTTCCACGAGCGGTACGGGTATTGGCCTTTCGATGGTGAAGAAACTGTGCGCTCTTACCAATATGAAGATTGAAATCGAAAATACGAATCCGGGGCTTCGAACGAAAATCCATTTCCCGCCGCTGGATATCTAA
- a CDS encoding response regulator transcription factor: MTENTSSTKILIIEDEIAIAEGLIDLCNVNGYVVKHCADGESGLAEALTGQYNLVLLDLMLPGMDGFTVCDKIREKDRSLPIIILSAKNADDDIINGLKFGADDYIPKPFSVPMLLARIDAVLRRSRQTMENEGKLVAGSLRVNFREYTGVRGTEELAFTRKEIEILEYLWNNRDHAVPRSELLRKVWGYENADSVDTRTVDIHITKLRKKIEDDPSHPKLLVTFRGEGYQMRSAPECDK; the protein is encoded by the coding sequence ATGACTGAAAATACAAGCAGCACCAAAATCCTTATTATCGAAGATGAAATCGCCATTGCCGAAGGCCTCATCGACCTCTGCAATGTGAATGGTTATGTGGTCAAGCATTGCGCCGATGGCGAGTCTGGCCTCGCCGAAGCCCTCACGGGTCAGTACAACCTGGTTCTTCTGGACCTGATGCTCCCGGGTATGGATGGCTTCACCGTTTGCGACAAGATCCGCGAGAAGGACCGTTCCCTTCCGATTATTATCTTGTCTGCAAAGAATGCGGATGACGATATCATCAACGGTCTTAAGTTCGGTGCCGACGACTACATTCCGAAGCCGTTCTCGGTTCCCATGTTGCTCGCTCGTATTGATGCTGTGCTCCGTCGCAGCCGTCAGACCATGGAGAACGAAGGTAAGCTTGTTGCCGGTAGCCTGCGCGTGAACTTCCGCGAATACACCGGTGTTCGTGGCACGGAAGAACTCGCCTTTACCCGTAAGGAAATCGAAATTCTTGAATACCTGTGGAACAACCGCGATCATGCCGTTCCTCGTTCTGAACTCCTGCGCAAGGTTTGGGGCTACGAAAACGCGGATTCCGTGGACACCCGTACGGTGGATATCCACATTACCAAGCTCCGCAAGAAGATCGAAGACGATCCGTCCCATCCGAAACTTCTGGTGACTTTCCGCGGTGAAGGCTACCAGATGCGTTCTGCTCCGGAATGCGACAAGTAA
- a CDS encoding PEGA domain-containing protein, whose protein sequence is MKKLYIFALMVAFLVTSAVADDDPPPRGKAATITIITNPPNSDVFLGGEPLGKSPIENMSVKSGRQTLVVIDQGYELVNQRVNIWPGNDKRNVFDFGTKIPKGNIKVTTIPGKCIIYIDGDNADKTDGAALTINNLDAGDHVVRAECSNRKSAEALVTVKGEETVEVTLDASGKKKKK, encoded by the coding sequence ATGAAGAAGCTGTATATCTTTGCGCTTATGGTCGCATTCCTCGTCACTTCCGCCGTCGCAGACGACGATCCACCTCCGCGCGGCAAGGCTGCTACCATCACCATTATCACCAACCCGCCTAACAGCGACGTGTTCCTTGGTGGCGAACCCCTCGGCAAGAGCCCCATCGAAAACATGAGCGTCAAGTCCGGCCGTCAGACCCTCGTGGTGATTGACCAGGGTTACGAACTCGTGAACCAGCGCGTGAACATTTGGCCGGGCAACGACAAGCGTAACGTGTTTGACTTCGGTACCAAGATTCCGAAGGGCAACATCAAGGTGACGACGATTCCGGGCAAGTGCATCATCTATATTGACGGCGACAATGCCGACAAGACCGATGGCGCCGCTCTCACCATCAACAACCTCGATGCGGGCGACCACGTGGTCCGCGCCGAATGCTCCAACCGTAAGTCCGCCGAAGCTCTCGTGACCGTGAAGGGTGAAGAGACTGTCGAAGTGACTCTCGATGCATCGGGCAAGAAGAAGAAAAAGTAA